Proteins from a single region of Nitrososphaerota archaeon:
- a CDS encoding chromate resistance protein: MKWVTRSNAHVDRIACPWLIRKFVDSQAEFLFVPASMVKEVAKAENATPFDAPDIELTHYKEDGEERCSFDAIVKKYGLKDPALLKMAKIVRGADTKTPEVPPESAGLKAVAEGFQVLARNDHEKMEREFPTYDALYAFCKLTVQKP; the protein is encoded by the coding sequence ATGAAGTGGGTGACTCGGTCAAACGCCCATGTAGACAGGATAGCCTGTCCCTGGCTGATAAGGAAGTTCGTCGACTCGCAAGCGGAGTTTCTCTTCGTGCCCGCGTCGATGGTCAAGGAGGTCGCGAAGGCGGAGAACGCCACTCCTTTTGACGCGCCGGACATCGAACTGACGCACTACAAAGAGGACGGGGAGGAGCGGTGCAGCTTCGACGCGATCGTCAAGAAATACGGCCTCAAGGACCCGGCGCTGCTCAAGATGGCCAAGATAGTCAGGGGGGCCGACACTAAGACCCCCGAAGTGCCGCCGGAGTCAGCGGGGCTGAAGGCGGTCGCTGAGGGCTTCCAGGTCCTAGCTAGGAACGACCACGAGAAGATGGAGAGGGAGTTCCCTACCTACGACGCTCTCTACGCTTTCTGCAAGCTGACGGTCCAGAAGCCATGA
- a CDS encoding arsenate reductase ArsC, with the protein MAEAFAARMGLAAMSAGTVPAGSINPTVVEAMSEKGFDLSLKVPKMLTMEMIDKADIVMTMGCSVEKVCPRPMLNRMQKKVVDWDLEDPKGKLLPEVRKIRDEIEKRVKDLARAEKLAP; encoded by the coding sequence ATGGCGGAGGCCTTCGCCGCGAGGATGGGGCTCGCGGCGATGAGCGCAGGGACGGTACCAGCTGGTTCGATCAACCCGACCGTGGTGGAGGCCATGTCAGAGAAGGGGTTCGACCTCTCTCTCAAGGTACCGAAGATGCTCACCATGGAGATGATCGACAAGGCGGACATCGTCATGACCATGGGGTGCTCTGTGGAGAAGGTGTGTCCGAGGCCGATGCTGAACAGGATGCAAAAGAAGGTCGTCGACTGGGACCTCGAGGATCCGAAGGGGAAGCTCCTCCCCGAGGTGAGGAAGATCAGGGACGAGATCGAGAAGAGGGTAAAGGACCTAGCGAGGGCCGAAAAGCTGGCGCCCTAG
- the arsB gene encoding ACR3 family arsenite efflux transporter, with product MAVSSDKPQGRLSFINRLLTLWIFLAMAAGLGAGDAFPGLSAALSSLSVGTTSIPIAIGLIWMMYPPLARVRYEDLGKVMSEKGSKKMLSASLVLNWVVGPLLMFALAWVFLAGYPDLRNGLIIIGIARCIAMVMVWNGLAQGDGEWAAILVALNSVFQIVFYSVLAYFYVTLASTWIAGQGTVVNVSLLSVAQSVLVYLGIPFFGGMATRFYFLKRRGREWYEETLIPKLAPTSLIALLFTIVVMFSLEGADIVSIPYDVVLVAVPLLTYFVIMFFASFALGVYSKLDYPRTTTLAFTAASNNFELAIAVAVSVFGLASQEALAAVIGPLIEVPVMISLVNVAFWLQKRFFHATSPAERFPRLGANGIWEAGPGMEVA from the coding sequence ATGGCCGTCTCGAGCGATAAGCCCCAAGGCCGCTTGTCTTTCATAAACAGGCTCTTGACTCTGTGGATCTTCCTGGCCATGGCCGCGGGCCTGGGAGCAGGAGATGCATTCCCTGGCCTGTCGGCAGCGCTGAGTTCTCTCAGCGTCGGAACGACCTCGATTCCGATAGCCATAGGTCTGATCTGGATGATGTATCCTCCTTTGGCCCGTGTCAGGTATGAGGACTTGGGAAAGGTGATGAGCGAGAAGGGGTCCAAGAAGATGCTTTCCGCTTCGCTGGTCCTGAACTGGGTGGTGGGGCCGCTGCTGATGTTCGCCCTGGCATGGGTGTTTCTGGCAGGCTATCCCGACCTGAGGAACGGGCTGATCATCATCGGAATTGCGAGGTGCATCGCAATGGTGATGGTCTGGAACGGGCTCGCCCAAGGAGATGGCGAGTGGGCCGCGATACTGGTGGCTCTGAACTCGGTCTTCCAGATAGTCTTCTACAGCGTTCTCGCCTATTTCTACGTCACGCTCGCCAGCACTTGGATCGCGGGGCAAGGCACCGTTGTGAACGTCTCACTTCTCTCTGTGGCCCAGTCTGTCCTAGTCTACCTCGGCATCCCGTTCTTCGGGGGGATGGCAACGAGGTTCTACTTCCTGAAGCGGAGAGGGAGAGAGTGGTATGAGGAGACCCTGATCCCCAAGCTGGCCCCGACGTCGCTCATCGCCCTGCTGTTCACCATCGTCGTCATGTTCTCACTCGAAGGGGCGGACATAGTCAGCATCCCCTACGACGTAGTCCTCGTCGCAGTCCCCCTGCTGACCTACTTCGTCATAATGTTCTTCGCGTCGTTTGCCCTGGGCGTCTACTCGAAGCTGGACTATCCCAGGACCACGACCCTGGCTTTCACGGCGGCCAGCAACAACTTCGAACTGGCGATAGCGGTCGCCGTTTCGGTCTTCGGGCTTGCTTCTCAGGAGGCCCTCGCGGCTGTGATAGGGCCGCTGATCGAGGTGCCTGTGATGATCAGTTTGGTCAACGTAGCCTTCTGGCTCCAGAAGAGGTTTTTCCACGCCACGTCCCCCGCTGAGAGGTTCCCCCGTCTCGGGGCGAACGGGATCTGGGAGGCAGGGCCAGGGATGGAGGTCGCATAG
- a CDS encoding helix-turn-helix transcriptional regulator, with protein MEKQSASVQRMLELKICQPSDIIRARAEAEKLAAPESAAKLRRAEKLFGAMGESSRMKILLLLSKGEMCVCELESALEMPQPTVSHNLGVLEQAGLLKRSKKGRWAFYEATDSPALELLRNLTS; from the coding sequence ATGGAGAAGCAGAGCGCGTCTGTCCAACGGATGCTCGAGCTCAAAATCTGCCAGCCATCGGACATCATACGGGCCAGGGCCGAAGCTGAGAAGCTGGCAGCTCCGGAGTCTGCGGCGAAGCTCCGCCGTGCAGAGAAGCTCTTCGGCGCGATGGGAGAGTCAAGTCGGATGAAGATCCTGCTGCTCCTCTCAAAGGGGGAGATGTGCGTCTGCGAGCTCGAATCCGCTCTCGAGATGCCCCAGCCCACCGTGTCGCATAACCTGGGCGTGCTGGAACAGGCAGGCCTGCTGAAGAGGAGCAAGAAGGGAAGGTGGGCCTTCTACGAGGCGACCGACTCCCCAGCGCTGGAGCTCCTTAGAAACCTCACTTCGTAG
- a CDS encoding CoA-binding protein: MRRDVAPFFAPRSVAVIGASRTPGKIGHEILRNIKLSGYKGSVFPVNPNYGSVLDIPCYGTLADIPSDVDLALIAVPAKLVEGVVGDCVRKKVKGAIIITSGFSEVGDRGSEDRLVSMAKGTMRIIGPNTFGLYCARSSLNATFGPTKVLEGKTAFITQSGALGLALMDWTTEEKYGVSAIVSIGNKADVDDADLVEYFADDPSTSSILIYMEGLKDGRRFFEASKRAVRRKPIVVIKAGRSARGAQAASSHTGSIAGQDAIFAAAFQQAGVMRAEGMTQAFDWIQALNENPVPRGENVVVVTNGGGLGVLSTDRCEMLGLKLMDLPGDLTKQIQAVTPSFGSVKNPIDLTANADDLLYGEVLRLVMRQREVDAVIALFCQTANIDPGLVARAIVDARDKEGVDKPITAAFIGGHMSQMAYAKMLERRFAAYLTAERAVDAMNALMTRHRQLESFGKGSS, translated from the coding sequence TTGCGCAGAGACGTCGCGCCGTTCTTCGCTCCCAGGAGCGTGGCGGTAATCGGTGCTTCCAGGACCCCGGGGAAGATCGGGCACGAGATTCTGCGCAACATCAAACTGTCAGGATACAAGGGAAGCGTCTTCCCGGTCAACCCCAACTACGGATCCGTCCTCGACATTCCCTGCTACGGGACGCTCGCTGACATCCCGTCGGACGTCGACCTGGCCCTGATAGCCGTCCCCGCGAAGCTGGTGGAGGGGGTTGTCGGAGACTGCGTAAGGAAGAAGGTGAAGGGTGCCATAATCATAACCTCGGGGTTCTCCGAAGTGGGTGACAGGGGCTCCGAAGACAGACTGGTCTCCATGGCCAAGGGGACGATGAGGATCATCGGGCCGAACACCTTCGGGCTCTACTGCGCACGAAGCAGTTTGAACGCGACCTTCGGTCCGACGAAGGTCCTCGAGGGGAAGACGGCTTTCATCACCCAGTCCGGGGCGCTGGGGCTCGCCCTGATGGACTGGACCACCGAGGAGAAGTACGGGGTGTCCGCCATAGTCAGCATAGGGAACAAGGCCGACGTGGACGACGCCGACTTGGTAGAATATTTCGCCGACGACCCCTCCACCAGTTCCATCCTGATCTACATGGAAGGGCTGAAGGACGGGAGGCGGTTCTTCGAGGCGTCCAAGAGGGCGGTGAGGCGGAAGCCGATAGTGGTGATAAAGGCGGGCCGGTCCGCCAGGGGGGCCCAGGCCGCGTCGTCTCACACGGGGTCCATCGCCGGGCAGGACGCCATCTTCGCGGCGGCGTTCCAGCAGGCGGGGGTTATGAGGGCCGAGGGGATGACCCAGGCCTTTGACTGGATCCAGGCCCTGAACGAGAACCCGGTCCCCCGAGGGGAGAACGTAGTCGTGGTCACAAACGGCGGGGGGCTGGGGGTGCTCTCTACGGACAGGTGCGAAATGCTCGGCCTGAAGCTGATGGACCTCCCCGGCGACCTTACGAAACAGATACAGGCTGTGACTCCGAGCTTCGGGTCGGTCAAGAACCCGATAGACCTCACGGCCAACGCTGACGACCTGCTCTACGGCGAGGTCCTCAGGCTGGTCATGAGGCAGAGGGAGGTCGACGCAGTCATAGCCCTCTTCTGCCAGACGGCGAACATCGACCCTGGCTTGGTGGCGCGAGCCATCGTGGACGCGAGAGACAAAGAGGGAGTTGACAAACCGATCACGGCCGCCTTCATCGGCGGGCACATGTCCCAGATGGCCTACGCGAAGATGCTCGAACGGAGGTTCGCGGCGTACCTTACTGCCGAGCGAGCCGTGGACGCGATGAACGCGCTGATGACGCGCCACAGGCAGCTGGAGTCGTTCGGGAAGGGGAGCAGTTGA
- a CDS encoding acetate--CoA ligase family protein has translation MSRLLRSVLDSGRASLLEHEADLVARSYGLRVAPSGLARTEGELAPLARKLGFPLVLKIASKDVLHKSDVGGVVAGVTSLKDARSAYREILRNVRAAKPRAAVSGVLVQKMAPRGNEFVVGGSRDPQFGPAVMFGLGGVYVELFRDVSFRLAPLSKDEAFEMMKQTKSSKLMEGFRGSKPLDARAAAKAIVAVGDIMADHPDIDSVDVNPLFVYPHGVLAVDVRVMVKERATQRTDVIRTREARRGWGRRGQLMHPPLRRPSS, from the coding sequence ATATCCAGGCTTCTCCGTTCAGTGCTGGACTCAGGGAGGGCGTCTCTTCTGGAGCATGAGGCGGACCTGGTCGCTAGGTCTTACGGGCTGAGGGTCGCCCCCTCGGGGCTGGCCCGGACCGAAGGAGAGCTGGCTCCCCTGGCGAGGAAGTTGGGGTTCCCCCTCGTGCTGAAGATCGCATCCAAGGATGTCCTCCACAAGTCTGACGTCGGGGGGGTCGTGGCCGGGGTCACTTCTCTGAAGGACGCGCGTTCTGCATACAGGGAGATACTGCGCAACGTCAGGGCCGCGAAGCCACGAGCGGCGGTCTCAGGGGTCCTCGTCCAGAAGATGGCGCCCAGGGGGAACGAGTTCGTGGTCGGCGGGAGCAGGGACCCGCAGTTCGGGCCTGCGGTCATGTTCGGCCTCGGGGGCGTCTACGTCGAGCTCTTCAGGGACGTCTCATTCAGACTCGCCCCGCTTTCCAAGGACGAAGCCTTCGAGATGATGAAACAGACGAAGTCATCCAAGCTCATGGAGGGGTTCAGGGGGTCTAAGCCCCTCGACGCAAGGGCGGCCGCGAAGGCAATCGTCGCGGTGGGGGACATCATGGCGGACCACCCTGACATCGACTCCGTCGACGTCAACCCTCTCTTCGTTTATCCCCACGGCGTGCTGGCCGTCGACGTGAGGGTCATGGTGAAGGAGCGCGCCACGCAGCGAACGGACGTCATCCGGACCCGTGAAGCCCGGCGTGGGTGGGGACGGCGCGGCCAGCTGATGCATCCTCCACTGCGCCGACCATCATCCTAG
- a CDS encoding MFS transporter — protein MTAPGRSTYLRPGFALALALRLLTSSLAIVVPLYATSVLGAAAAEAGAFVVLLWVGNAAGVMTATVLIRDQSTSSVAGFVLLGASAAVLASGTHYVPFWLEALGSGVGMGLPQPFLSAFMHLESRPEKPFRGIGLYSTALGVGLVLGPLLAYGALELFGFDGVFGALALVCVLGAVGAIMGASSLEGRPRPPAPSPARWGAAFRKPGFRRAFTVNFFYALLLPVFLSYGAISAEARFGFSAEDALLLFAAVFLVSTGLRILATSSRVGLSKLLLASTGLLLASTLCLGLASAWPLFVFGMVLFSLPHAMVYPISSYFAFSSVNEADVVNASYAFQASSGVAELLAPAAAVLLIPSVGVQGVFLLGAALAATAFVVSATKPR, from the coding sequence TTGACCGCCCCCGGGAGGAGCACATACCTGAGGCCGGGGTTCGCACTTGCGCTGGCCCTCAGGCTCCTCACGTCGTCTCTGGCCATAGTGGTCCCGCTTTACGCGACGTCGGTCCTTGGGGCCGCGGCTGCCGAAGCCGGGGCGTTCGTCGTACTCCTGTGGGTGGGCAACGCTGCAGGCGTGATGACGGCCACCGTGTTGATCAGAGACCAGTCAACCTCGTCGGTCGCTGGGTTCGTGCTCCTGGGGGCGTCGGCGGCGGTCCTGGCATCGGGAACGCACTACGTGCCGTTCTGGCTGGAAGCACTCGGCTCGGGGGTCGGGATGGGACTCCCCCAGCCGTTCCTCTCCGCGTTCATGCACCTGGAGTCGAGGCCTGAGAAGCCTTTCAGGGGGATCGGACTCTATTCCACTGCCCTGGGGGTGGGCCTGGTCCTCGGCCCCCTCTTGGCCTACGGAGCGCTGGAGCTCTTCGGGTTCGATGGTGTGTTCGGAGCCCTCGCTCTGGTCTGCGTCCTGGGCGCCGTCGGCGCAATCATGGGAGCGTCGAGCTTAGAAGGGAGGCCGCGGCCTCCGGCACCCTCCCCGGCCAGGTGGGGGGCTGCGTTCCGCAAGCCTGGGTTCCGGCGCGCGTTCACGGTCAACTTCTTCTATGCCCTCCTACTTCCGGTCTTCCTCTCGTACGGCGCAATCTCCGCCGAGGCCAGGTTCGGCTTCTCAGCTGAGGACGCACTGTTGCTGTTCGCCGCGGTCTTCCTTGTCTCCACCGGGTTGCGTATCCTGGCGACCAGTTCCCGCGTGGGCTTGAGTAAGCTGCTACTCGCTTCCACGGGCCTGCTGCTGGCATCGACCCTTTGTCTGGGCCTGGCTTCAGCCTGGCCCCTCTTCGTCTTCGGCATGGTTCTCTTCAGCCTCCCACATGCCATGGTCTATCCTATCTCAAGCTACTTCGCCTTTAGCTCGGTGAATGAGGCCGATGTGGTCAACGCCAGCTACGCGTTCCAGGCCTCCTCGGGCGTCGCAGAACTCCTGGCGCCCGCCGCCGCCGTCCTCCTGATACCATCGGTCGGAGTCCAGGGGGTCTTCCTCCTAGGAGCCGCACTCGCCGCGACCGCGTTCGTAGTTTCGGCAACCAAGCCCAGGTAA
- a CDS encoding glycosyltransferase family 4 protein: MDTSSSLRAPSEPSHDLECLLLSPTDPLTGGLRSGPLRRLRHPPPGVKYTLATDRFRYPARAANYEFNPVNVALVAARFALEHLAPLDQKGKALVHSFFWDVRKFERRWVHESDQSFGQFLSGYNNVKGFVRRSTTEGFSSYLNSRWCAGVVTWSDWARKGFVEDGVDHSKVFVIPPPFETVDAKKEHRGCNVLYIGRDFRRKGGDAALRAFRSLKEDGTRLVFVGPVGTPAARLEVKSDRRIAQIDGSSGKSLTECVWPTTDVLLLPTRADAFAITVVDAMRRGIPVVSTKIPAVAEAVQDGVSGLLSEVGDEEGLRENLKKLVEDPELRRRLGEGGRRRAMELFSPEKVGRSLMKVYGLAR; the protein is encoded by the coding sequence TTGGATACGTCTTCGAGCCTTCGGGCCCCCAGTGAGCCCAGCCACGACCTGGAGTGCCTTCTCCTCTCTCCCACCGACCCTCTGACCGGCGGCCTGAGGTCAGGGCCCCTGAGGAGGCTCAGGCATCCGCCTCCGGGGGTGAAGTACACTCTGGCGACCGACCGCTTCCGGTATCCCGCGAGGGCGGCGAACTACGAGTTCAACCCCGTCAACGTCGCCCTAGTGGCGGCGAGGTTCGCCTTGGAGCACCTTGCCCCCCTGGACCAGAAGGGGAAGGCACTGGTGCACTCCTTCTTCTGGGACGTCAGGAAGTTCGAGCGCCGCTGGGTCCACGAAAGCGACCAGTCGTTCGGCCAATTCCTTTCGGGTTACAACAACGTCAAGGGGTTCGTGAGGAGGTCGACGACCGAGGGGTTCTCGTCGTACCTGAACTCGCGCTGGTGCGCGGGGGTCGTGACGTGGTCTGACTGGGCTAGGAAGGGGTTCGTCGAGGATGGAGTGGACCACTCAAAGGTCTTCGTCATCCCCCCTCCGTTCGAGACCGTCGACGCGAAGAAGGAACATCGGGGGTGCAATGTCCTCTACATCGGAAGGGATTTCCGACGGAAAGGAGGGGACGCCGCCCTCAGGGCGTTCAGGTCCCTCAAGGAAGATGGAACCAGGCTGGTGTTCGTGGGCCCCGTCGGGACTCCGGCGGCGAGGCTGGAGGTGAAGTCCGACAGGAGGATCGCCCAGATTGACGGCTCGTCGGGGAAGAGTCTGACAGAATGCGTTTGGCCGACGACCGATGTGCTCCTCCTCCCGACCAGGGCTGACGCCTTCGCCATCACGGTGGTCGACGCCATGAGGAGGGGGATACCTGTGGTCTCCACCAAGATCCCGGCGGTGGCGGAGGCGGTCCAGGATGGTGTTTCGGGGCTTCTGTCTGAGGTCGGAGACGAGGAAGGGCTAAGGGAGAACCTGAAGAAGCTCGTGGAGGACCCCGAGTTGAGGCGCAGGCTGGGAGAGGGCGGGCGGAGGAGGGCGATGGAGCTGTTCTCCCCCGAGAAGGTCGGCCGGTCGCTCATGAAGGTGTACGGCCTTGCCCGCTAG
- a CDS encoding NAD-dependent epimerase/dehydratase family protein: MKDSVVIFGGDGYIGWPLALHLAWRSERDVVIVDNLVTRRLVQSVGSDSLVPIESPETRISTYEKASGKQNLAFVRADARNPSEVDWVISRYRPGTVVHLAQQRSAPFSMIDQEHALYTELSNVATNLNIVFSMTRHTPGSHLLKMGTMGEYGTPNVEITEGPVEIRRGGRKHKAMFPRTGQSWYHLSKVFDTFNVMLANKIHGLKATDVMQGVVYGCRTGEVVDGRLATRFDLDSVWGTVVNKYVAQAVVYNKLLIYGRGKMTRGYLSLYDSIKCLTLLLDNPPREGEYRVVNQIDETFDTLQLAEKVRRIADEFGLDVGFEKVRNPRVESEEHYYRVQHKVLPSLGFARTKTMDEVLREVFEVVIEHKSRAMRMKALLAPSVPWGGRKSVASDVFQLPRDLTGWPSAMELMELAQDQPAKVSR, from the coding sequence TTGAAGGATTCTGTCGTCATTTTCGGCGGCGATGGATACATAGGTTGGCCGCTCGCGTTGCACCTCGCTTGGCGGAGCGAGAGGGACGTGGTAATCGTCGACAACCTCGTCACGCGAAGGCTGGTGCAGTCCGTCGGGTCTGATTCGCTTGTCCCCATAGAGAGCCCGGAGACGAGGATTTCGACCTACGAGAAGGCGTCCGGCAAGCAGAACCTCGCCTTCGTCCGGGCCGACGCCAGGAACCCTAGCGAGGTCGACTGGGTCATTTCGAGATACCGCCCCGGAACCGTGGTCCACCTCGCCCAGCAGAGGAGTGCGCCGTTCAGCATGATTGACCAAGAGCACGCCCTCTACACAGAGCTCAGCAACGTGGCCACGAACCTGAACATCGTCTTCTCGATGACCAGGCACACCCCCGGCTCCCACCTGCTGAAGATGGGGACCATGGGCGAGTACGGGACCCCCAATGTGGAGATCACGGAGGGCCCGGTCGAGATACGCAGGGGCGGGAGGAAGCACAAAGCTATGTTCCCCAGGACGGGCCAGAGCTGGTACCACCTGAGCAAAGTCTTCGACACGTTCAACGTGATGCTGGCGAACAAGATCCACGGCCTGAAGGCTACCGACGTCATGCAGGGGGTGGTCTACGGGTGCAGGACGGGCGAGGTCGTCGACGGGCGGCTGGCCACCAGATTTGACCTCGACTCCGTGTGGGGGACAGTGGTCAACAAGTACGTCGCCCAGGCCGTGGTCTACAACAAGCTCCTGATCTACGGGAGAGGGAAGATGACGAGAGGGTATCTCTCCCTCTACGACAGCATAAAATGCCTGACCCTGTTGCTCGACAACCCGCCCCGCGAAGGAGAATACCGAGTCGTCAACCAGATAGACGAGACGTTCGACACCCTGCAGCTGGCGGAGAAGGTCAGACGCATCGCAGACGAGTTCGGCCTGGACGTCGGCTTCGAGAAGGTCAGGAACCCAAGGGTGGAGAGCGAGGAACATTACTATAGGGTCCAGCACAAGGTCCTTCCTTCGCTTGGGTTCGCCCGGACGAAGACCATGGACGAAGTCCTGCGCGAGGTCTTCGAGGTGGTGATAGAGCACAAGTCGCGGGCGATGCGGATGAAGGCACTCCTCGCTCCTTCGGTCCCCTGGGGCGGACGCAAGAGCGTAGCCTCGGACGTGTTCCAGCTTCCCCGCGATCTCACCGGGTGGCCCTCTGCCATGGAGCTGATGGAACTGGCTCAAGACCAGCCCGCCAAGGTATCCCGGTAA
- a CDS encoding winged helix DNA-binding protein, which produces MVQAEKQRSTIKIYFDILTVTEEEGEAKTTRILQKANLPHDRLMKHVAELQKRGLLSEHEDGGSRYYRVTSKGLEFVREVRRAQSFLSAFGVAI; this is translated from the coding sequence TTGGTTCAAGCTGAGAAGCAGAGGAGCACCATCAAGATTTACTTCGACATCTTGACGGTGACCGAGGAGGAGGGAGAGGCCAAGACGACCAGGATACTCCAGAAAGCAAATCTCCCCCATGACCGCCTGATGAAACACGTTGCCGAGCTCCAGAAGAGGGGCCTCCTGAGCGAGCATGAAGACGGAGGGAGCAGATACTACAGGGTGACCTCGAAGGGGCTGGAGTTCGTGAGGGAAGTGAGGCGCGCCCAGAGCTTTCTTTCGGCCTTCGGGGTCGCCATCTGA
- a CDS encoding dihydrodipicolinate synthase family protein: MPRRAPKVKGLFTALLTPFDGKGRADAGKAADLVRFQVSKGADGIYVCGSTGLGPMLGVDERKSLAEAAVGAAGRVPVVVQVGCADTPSTVLLAKHAEKAGAYAVASLTPYYYRPGELAVTKHFEAVSKAVTLPLLAYNIPQFTGNNLLPETVAALADAETIVGVKDSCRDLLQLLDLMDRVPEGFVVMNGTEEYGLFAMMSGADGLVSGGANALPELMKSMVAAETKGDHQGAIEAQARVREFKDLVRSSPIPSYYAILRERGFDCGSPRGPFLELRRAESGRLISALRRLDFL, encoded by the coding sequence TTGCCTCGCCGAGCGCCGAAAGTCAAAGGGCTGTTCACCGCCCTCCTCACCCCCTTCGACGGGAAGGGAAGGGCAGACGCCGGTAAGGCTGCTGACCTGGTCCGGTTCCAGGTCTCCAAGGGGGCAGACGGCATCTATGTCTGCGGTAGCACCGGGCTGGGGCCGATGCTGGGGGTTGACGAGAGGAAATCGCTCGCCGAAGCCGCCGTTGGAGCCGCCGGCAGGGTTCCGGTGGTGGTGCAGGTGGGGTGCGCAGACACACCTTCGACCGTACTGCTCGCGAAGCACGCAGAGAAGGCGGGGGCCTACGCCGTCGCCAGCCTTACGCCGTACTACTACAGGCCTGGGGAGCTGGCGGTGACAAAGCACTTCGAGGCCGTTTCGAAGGCGGTCACCCTTCCGCTTCTCGCATACAACATCCCGCAGTTCACAGGGAACAACCTCCTCCCTGAGACTGTGGCCGCGCTTGCCGATGCTGAGACTATAGTGGGGGTCAAAGACTCCTGTCGTGACCTGCTCCAGCTGCTGGACCTGATGGACAGGGTCCCTGAAGGGTTCGTCGTCATGAACGGTACAGAAGAGTATGGCCTTTTCGCGATGATGTCTGGGGCCGACGGTTTGGTCTCGGGAGGGGCTAACGCGCTCCCGGAGCTCATGAAGTCCATGGTGGCAGCCGAGACGAAGGGGGACCACCAGGGCGCGATCGAAGCACAGGCCCGGGTCAGGGAATTCAAGGACCTGGTAAGATCCAGCCCCATCCCTTCCTACTACGCGATACTCCGCGAAAGAGGGTTCGACTGCGGTTCCCCCAGGGGACCCTTCCTCGAGCTGCGGAGGGCGGAGTCGGGCCGGTTGATTTCCGCGCTAAGAAGGCTTGACTTCCTATAG
- a CDS encoding DNA-3-methyladenine glycosylase I — protein MRESNPDLSREEVGEGLSSLQRCGWPSMDVPIYRDYHDREWGVPVHDDALMFEFLVLEGAQAGLNWYIILKKREGYRKAFDGFDPEKVARYGSGRVSRLLDDPGIVRNRRKVESAVKNAKAFLRVQEEFGSFDDYVWRFVGGKPKVNRWRSLKEIPAVTPEATAMSKDLVSRGFGFAGPTICYAHMQATGMVNDHLVGCFRHRELAGRL, from the coding sequence ATGCGGGAAAGCAATCCCGATTTATCCAGGGAGGAGGTGGGGGAGGGGTTGAGCAGCCTCCAAAGGTGCGGGTGGCCCTCGATGGACGTCCCAATCTACCGCGACTACCACGACAGGGAGTGGGGGGTTCCGGTCCACGACGACGCACTCATGTTCGAGTTCCTTGTCCTCGAAGGGGCCCAGGCGGGCCTCAACTGGTACATCATCCTGAAGAAACGGGAAGGCTACAGGAAGGCCTTCGACGGGTTCGATCCCGAAAAGGTGGCGCGCTACGGCAGCGGGAGGGTGAGCAGGCTGTTGGACGACCCAGGGATAGTGAGGAACAGGAGGAAGGTCGAGTCTGCGGTCAAGAATGCAAAGGCGTTTTTGCGGGTGCAGGAGGAGTTCGGTAGCTTCGACGACTACGTCTGGCGCTTCGTGGGCGGCAAGCCGAAGGTCAACAGGTGGCGTTCGCTGAAGGAGATACCTGCCGTCACCCCGGAGGCTACGGCGATGAGCAAAGATCTTGTCAGCCGCGGGTTCGGGTTCGCCGGCCCCACCATCTGCTACGCCCACATGCAGGCCACTGGGATGGTGAACGATCACCTGGTAGGGTGCTTCAGGCACAGGGAGCTAGCCGGGAGACTATAG
- a CDS encoding Rieske (2Fe-2S) protein encodes MVTTALFGALGAVAIFEAVAKLGQSQPVPVLTPGATTGGQATTGQQAPAGYFIVAPLSALSGKASAYFNHPTRGLSILVDYGGQWRAFSALCTHAGCTVDFTGSQIYCPCHGGSFSPTSGAVLGGPPQTPLPEYSVQIQGGSLYVSG; translated from the coding sequence ATGGTGACCACAGCCCTCTTCGGGGCTCTCGGAGCGGTGGCCATCTTCGAAGCCGTCGCGAAGCTCGGCCAGTCGCAGCCCGTCCCGGTCCTCACTCCAGGCGCGACGACAGGAGGCCAGGCCACCACCGGGCAGCAGGCGCCAGCAGGGTACTTCATAGTGGCTCCGCTTTCGGCGCTCTCGGGGAAGGCTTCGGCGTACTTCAACCACCCCACCCGGGGTCTCTCGATACTTGTTGACTACGGTGGTCAGTGGCGTGCCTTCAGCGCACTATGCACCCACGCCGGGTGCACCGTGGACTTCACCGGTTCGCAGATCTACTGCCCCTGTCACGGTGGCTCTTTCAGCCCGACGAGCGGGGCAGTGCTGGGCGGCCCGCCCCAGACTCCTCTCCCGGAGTACTCGGTGCAGATTCAGGGCGGCAGTCTGTACGTGAGCGGATGA